The following DNA comes from Candidatus Cybelea sp..
GGTGACCGGAAAGCTCGGTCGAGATAACCTTATCGTTACGCACGGTATACGTTGCCCAGAACGTCGGGCACATGTGCCCGGCGTTGAAAAACGTTGCAACGCCGGTTTCCGTAAATGTAACGCCGGCTTTGCGCGCTGCGGTCTCCCACGATCCAACCACCGTGTTTGCCGAGTCCCTTTCCAGATTCAGTTCGGCGGTTGGTCTTCGGGCGGTAACTGGCTGCGTGGAGTCGCGGCCGGCGGCCCCGCGAGCACGATGATCCGCATAACGGCGTTGTTCAGCGCCACCGCGGCCACGGGGTCCGGTTCGCTCGGCGGGCACGTAACGTCGCCCGAGACCCACCCGTTCCAGCGTACGCGAATCGTCGCATCAAAAGGTGCCTTCTTTGCGCACGCGCCGCTCATCGAGTCTTTGCCCGATGCCGCGAGGGCAGCAAAGAGATGCTTGACGACCGCTTCGGGAAGCGTAAACGCCCGGAATCCAGATGCGCTGGTGATCGAAGCGCTGCCATCCGAACCAACTGCGATTTGGTAAGCGTTGGCGTCGTTCGGTCGCGAACCGAGGATCACGGCGCTGTCGGGCGGCGTCGCAGCTATGAGGACGATCGCGGCGCAGGCCGTAAAAAAACGTGATCTGACAGTGCCCATGACCTATCTTTGTCCGACCAGCCCTATGATTCCGCCCGCCGTTTCTGAGTGCGAGCCCGGAGCGTAGGCCATTCGGTTCAATTTCTAGATACCTCGATGCGGCTCAAGCGTGCACGGCCATGTGTCGGTTAAACGAACAAAGCCAAGCCGCTCGAGGATTGGCTGACTCGTGGGAAGAGCGTCGACGATCAAGTAACGCGCTCCGAGGCTGATGGCATCCCGTGCGCGCGCCGCGACCGTCGCGCGGTAGAAGCCGCGGTGACGATACCGATCCAACGTCCCTCCCCCGTACAGGCCTCCGAAAGCGCTTTGGGGATCGATATACAGCCGGCCGGTACTTACCGCGGCGTTCCCTTCGATCGCGATATAGCCGCGGTGGTGTAACGAACCGCTCTCTATGCCCGCGAGCAGCTCCCGGGCGGTAGGCCCGTGGTCTGTTCCGAAAATCTCCTTTGCCGATTGGCAGTATAGTTCCAGGTCGTCTTTGTTTTCGATGCGGCTAACGAGGTGAGAGGGCCGCTCGTCGATCCAGCTCGGCCTGTCATTCAAATCCAGCACGAGTACGGTTTCCCGCGGACCGGGCGTAAAGCCGTATCGCTCGACGCGTTGCAAGAGATCCGGAGGGCGATCGTGTCGGTAGACCTTCCATTCAACTTGGGTCGCCAAACTCCGGTAGTGAGCAGCTTCTTTGGCGATAATAAGATCCGCGTTCTCATCCGTTAAGGAAGAGAATGAAATCATGTGACGCTCGGACTCGCCGCAGCGAACGCGTGAAACGTAAGGGAGCGCTTCGAGCATGCAGCCCTCCGGCGCAAGCGTACGTCGCTCGAGATCTAGCCGCGCAAGAATTGCGTCAAGTCCGCTCATCCTGGCTCGGAGCTCACTGTGAGCGGTACTCTTGATCCGGCTCGAAGAGGAGCGTATCCACCTTTCCGTGAGCGTCCAGGCCGTACCAAATCAGCATCGAGCTCGGGCCTTTCGCAAGGCGAAATCGCGAGACCGCCAACGACGGGTCGTCAGACGACGGCATGCGCGCGACCAGCGTGAGCGCTCCGCCAGGCCATAGCGGCGCAATCCGGCGCCGAACCCTAGCGGTGGCGTCGGGCGTGACCACGCGAGCAAACTGCGGCGAGACGATGGGACGAATATTCGCGCCGCCGGCGATGCGATCGAGCAGCGATTCCAGCGACGCGGCGATACGGGGCGCTGAGTCGGCGATCGCCGTCAGCTTTTGCGGAAGCAGCGACGCGTCGGCGAGGCCGGCAACCACGTGCGCCATGTAGTCGGTACGCGCCGAGTCGGAGTTGGCGAGCACGACGACCGTCAGCGAGTCGTTGGGGTAGCGCGAGATCTGAGAAGTAAAGCCCTGCCATGCGCCACCGTGTTCGATGAGGCGATGGCCGTTCTGAGTCGTGATCTCCCAGCCAAACCCGTAGTCGCCGTCGTTCGGCTTTCCGTCGTTGAGTTTATAGACCGTCCAGATTGCATCCAAGCTCGACTCTTTGAGCAGTTGCGTCGTGTAGAGAGTGGCATCCCATTTTGCCAAATCGACGACGTTGAAGTACAGCGCACCATCGGCTGTGGAGTTGAAAGCCGGCGAGACCCAGTCTTGATTCTTGAGCGCGCCGTCTTCCCACTGATACCCGGCCGCCCGGTTCCGTATAATGTCCGCCTCGCTGATAAGCCGCGTAGAGCTCATACCTAGCGGCTTGAAGATGCGCTTCGCCAGATAATCTGCATAGAACGTACCCGTAACCCGATGGATCAGGAAGCCGAGCAGCACGTAGCTCGTGTTTCGATAGTTCCACTTTGCGCCGGGTGGATTCTCGATCGGCAGCGCCTCGATCTTGTGCAGCAGCTGGGATTCCGTGTAATCCAGACGCAGATAGAATGGCCCCTTGGGGCCCGTTCTCTCGGGCGACTCGTACTCCGCAAGGCCCGAGGTGTGCGAAAGAAGATTCTTGACACGGATCGGCTTCCAGCTTGCCGGCGCACCGGGAAAGTACTTGGTGATGCTGTCATTGAGCGAGACGCGGCCTTCTTCGACGAGCATCATGATCGCGGCCGACACGAACTGCTTGCCGACCGAACCTGATTGGAAAACCGTCTCGGGTTTCGCCGGCACGCTCAACTCGAGGTTCGCGAAGCCGTAGCCTTTGGCCAATAGGACGTTGCCACGGCTGTAAACGCCGACGGCCGCACCCGGAACGTGGGAACGCGCCATCTCGGTCGTCACGAAGCTATCGATCGACGCGATCTGGGCATCGGTCAGCGGCCCACGCGGCTGCGGTGCAGGCGTGGCCGCCGGGGCAACCGCGAGAGCGACGAAGAGCAAGAGAACACGCCGAGCGTTCATATGGCGATGAACCTCTTCCGTATGCTAAGCAGCACTGCGCAACCCTTACTCAAGCTCGCTCGCGACTCTTTCTGTGTGCGCTAGAAGCCGGCTAGCGACGAACGTATCGCACCGGTGAGATCGACGCTGCCGGCGCGACGTGCCGGCGCAACACTCACGCCGCTGAGGTGGCGTTCTTCGGCAATCCGGCTTGCGGCGCGCGTGATTTGTGCCACGATCGAATGGTAGAGAGCGTCGCGCTGCGCTTGAAGCGTACGAATCTGCGCGAGCGCGGCAGAGCGGGATTGCCGGTCGGCCCGTGCGAGCGCTCCAAAGCGCCTCGAGATATCGTCGCTTGCGGCGGAGAGGTTGCCCGCGATATCGGTCGCCTGTGCACCCGAACGATAGCCTGCGCGAAAGAGCGCGAGCTGCGCGGGAAAATTGGGCAGCGCTCCGGCGGCGCTGGATTCGGCGCGGACGACGCTGCCGTGGATCGTTCGATTGGCGGCGGCCGTGCCGCGTAGCTGCGACGTCATCTGCGCGTTGGCAGTGGCTGCTTGCGCCCGCAGCTCGCGCTCGTACGCGGCCAGCGTTGCGGCATCGGAGCGGCGTAGCGCGGCGATTGCGTCGGCTTCGCGGCGGTCGAGCGCGGCGCGCTGCGCTTCGAGTGCGGCCCGATCGGTGCGGTCGAGGTGCAGATGCGTGAGCTTGAGCTGCAGCAGCAAGTGCTCCGCAGCGTCGCGCCGCGCGAGGGCATACGCCAGCGCCAGCTCGTTCTCGCGCAGCTGTTGACGACGCGCTTCCAGCGCGCGCGTGGTGCGCTGGGCGGTCGCCGCTTCGAACGCGGTGAGGCTCGCCGAGGTTTCGCGATCGAGCTCGACACCGTACGACGAGGATTCGAGATCACCGGTTCCCCGCAGCCTAACGATCGTTGCGATTGCGTTGCGCTCGGTATTCAGATCGGCAGAGGTGTTGAGGGCGTCGAGGCGCAGCGCGCGCGCGCGCGTGGCCGCGGCGCTCCTTTGCAGGGCGGCGGCGGCGTGCTCCGTGCGAGCCGCCGGATCCGTGAGCCCGGTGGCGCGCAGCGTGGTGCGCAGCGCGGCGATCTCACGGTCGTATCCGGCCAGGACGGCGTGCAGCGGATGGCTTGCGATCAGGCGCGCGACATCGGCGTAGCCGGTCGCACCGCTTGGCGAAACGCCGGTGAGGCAGAGCGCGAGCGCCAACGTCAGCGCACGGCGCAGCGTTGCGTTCGTCACGGGAACTTCCTCAGATACTGCAGGTTGATGCCGTTCGTGCCGGTCGGCGGCGGCAGCTGCGTCATGCGATTAAGGTTGAGCACGTCGGTTGCGGCCGGCTGCGAACCTTGCAGTACGAAGAGCGTCGGGCCGACCGTCGTGTACCAGCTCAAACGATATCCGGTGCCAACGCTCGGATTGGCTTCGAACGTAACGGCCTGCGTTCTTGGGTATCCGAAGGTCTGCGAATAGACGGCGTTGACGTTCTTTCCGAGCCGCTTCACGGCATTGACCCCAATACCGGTTTGGATATCGCTCGTAATTTGCACTTCGGTGAAGCCGAGCGTGCCGGCGACCGACGAGGAGAGCGGCTGCAGCAGATTACGCGTAAAAAGCGTGTTGAGCTGGCCGAGTGCGACTTGGGACGCGACGCCGGTCGCCGAGAACCCGGTGCCGCCCGTCGAGTTGACGCCCCGCACCGCGCCGAACTGCTGCGCGCCGACGAGCAGGCCGAGGATCTGCTCGCGGCTGTACGACGGATCGGAGTCCAGCGTCAGGTTCATGTTCGTTGCCGGCCCTCTGACCTTCAAGCTTATCGCTGTCGGCGGATTGGAAACGTAGGTGGTGGCGATGGCGTCGACGTCGGGGACCAAGCCGCTCGAGGGCGAGAACGTCACCTTCCCGCTCTGCAGATTGAACGAGCGATAGAAGCTCAGCAACCCGCCGGTCGAGCTAAACGTGCCGTCCAGTGAGGGAGCCGCGAGCGTTCCATTGATCGCGAGATCGCCGGTCGCGCCGATGTCGACGTTCTTGCTCTGCACGCGAACGTCGCTTCCAACGCTGACGCGCAGGTTCGAAAACGCAACGTCGGGCAACGCCGCCTTGGAATTGTCGCCGCCTTTTGCGCTGAGAAAGGCATCGATCGGGATGCGGGCCTTCGAAAGCGCGACGTCTCCGCTGAGCTGCGGTGCGTCGGCAACCATATGCGCGAGCGACACGCTGCCGTTGACATTGCCGGTGAAATAGTTCGGCAGATCGAGGCGGGCGTTATCGGCGCGTGCCTGCAGATTGAAGGCGGCCGCGGCAGGATTGCGCAGATTGACGACCGACGCGGTTCCTTGTGCGGTGATCGCGCCGCCGCCGACGGTGGCGTGCGACTCGAGCGTCGCGTGGGTGCCGGCGAAGGCGAGCTGCCCTGCGAGGCCGGTCACGGGCGACTTTTCCATCGGCCCGCTAAATGCGCCGTCGCGCAGCGCGAGCGAGCCCCGGAGCTGCGGTGCGTCGATCGAGCCGCTCGCGACCACGCTGCCGTCGATGCGGCCGGCAAGCTGCGTGTCCTTCGGCAAGAGCTGCGCGAAGTTCGAGAGCTCGATGTCGTCGGCGGTCACCGTTGCGGAGACCCCGCCGGCGCCGACCGCGATGCCACTGCGTTTGAAGAGAATCGGTGCTTCGGCGGCGAGCAGCGCGCGGCCGCGCACGAAATCGATCTCGCCGTTACGCAGCGCAACCGAGCGGCGGTCGGCGTCGATGACGCCGTAGACGCGCGGAATCGTAAGATTGCCTCGCTGCAACGCCTGCAGCGCGAGCTCGTCGCGGAGGTGCGGCTGCGCGCGCGTCCCTTCGACGTGCAGCGTCGACGCGAGCGTTCCGGTTATGCCGGACGCTTTACGGCCGGCTGCATCGAGGAACGCGCCGACGTTGGGGCTCGTGATGCTGGCGACGAGCGCGAGCCGATCGCTCTCGCGTAAACCGAAGGTTCCCGAAGCGGTCGCCGAGAGCGAGGGCAGCTCGACCGAGGCGGATCGAATCGTGCCGCGGCCGTGTGTGGCCGACGCGCTTATCTCGAACTTTTGTACCGGCAGACGCCCCGCCGTTCCGTTGGCGACGGCGGCGCGAACATTCATCGAGAGATCCGGATAGCTGCCGGAGAGGCTGGCGTCGGCGTCGAGCCTGCCGGTAACCGGCACGACGTATCCAAGCATCGGCAGCCACGTGGCGAGATCCACATTGCGCGCGTGCGCGGTCACGTTCGCGCTCATCACCGAGGGCATTACGCTGCCGGAAGCGTGAAGGGTACCGGTCGGGCCGCCGAGGCTCACGTTGGTGGCGATCCGTTTGCCGGCGCTGTGCCAATCGGCCGAAACGTCGCCCAGCGCGAGCTGACGATAGCGCGCGCCGGTGAGATTGAGGGTGCCTCGGCTGGCGAGCAGCTGCATTCCGTGCGTGCTTGCGGAGAGATCGACCGAGCCCGTTCCCGCGAGCATGTCGCCGGCATCGAAGAGATCGTTGAAATCCGCGAGATCCGCGCGCGGGGCGCTCACCGCGACGCCGGCATCGCCGCGTGTCGTTGCGGCACCGCTCAACGCAAGCGTGGTCGAGCCAACGACCACACGGCCGGCTCGAATCGAAACCGCGTTCGAGCTGCCGTGGACGCTGGCGTGGAAGTTACGGAAGGCAAGGCCGTTGACCGACCCTTCCGGCGCGTTTACCGTGCCCGCGAACGACGGATGCGCGCCGGTGCCGTGCACGTCGAGCTTTGCGTCGACGCTCCCCGCAACCAGGGGAGCCGCGCGCGGCTGCACTTGCGCGACGAGCGAGCTCACGTCGGAGGAGTGCACTTCGGTCGCGAGCTGGTAGCGCGGCATCAAGGCGCCTCCCGGAAGCAGGTTCGTGACGGTGCCGGAGGCGGCGACGAAGAGCGGCCCGAGCGCAACCGCCGCATCGCGCAAATGCAGCGTATCGCCGGCAAACGCAACCGCCGCGGCGCCGTTGACGTCGAAATCGCGATAGCGTCCGCCGGCCACGACAAGGCTGCCCGTAAGGCGCGGTTTCTGGGGCGTGCCCGCAACGCTCGCGACGAAACTCGCTTGGCCGCCGGCGCGTCCCGAGAAACCGCCGTGCAGCTCGTTGGCGATCGAGGCAAGCCGTGCTTGCACCTGTGCGCGGCCCCACTGCGTGCTCGCGTCGGCGACGCCGGTCAGCGCGTACGTGGTTTTCGATTGACCGCCGAAGAGCGTCGCACTGAGCGTGGCATGCGCTTGCGGCAAGCGGTAATCGTTGACGCGAGCGAGCCCGACGATCAGGCCGTGCGGGCGGTCGAGCGCGACCCGTGCGTAGAGCGAGCCGGGACCTTCACGTACGTGTAGCGGACCGATCGTGCCAACGCCGCGGCCGTCGACGTCGAAGGCCGCGTCGACTTGCTGCTTCGCACTTGCGCCCCAGAGCAAGCCGCGCAGTGTAATCTCTTTGGGGTTTTGCGCGGTTGCCAGCGCGACTGCGTCCAGCGAAAGCTGTGGCAGCAACTGGTTCGCATACGGAATCGCCCCCGGGGGCGCGTGCGCGCGGGCGAGCACCTCGATCGCGTTAGGGCGCTTGACGAGCGCCACCCGGCCGCGTGCGGCAAGCGCGCCGGCACGATAATCGCCGGTGAAATCGACGAGGTCGGCTTCGCTGCCGTCAAACGCGACGAAACCGCCGAGCCGGTCGATCGGCGCGCTCGCATACGTGACCGACGGCGAGCGCAGATCGATCCAGATCAGCGGTTTTGCCGCGCGTCCTTGAACGAGCAGCGAGAACGCCAGCGGCCCACGCATCGGGAGGCTGCGTGCCTGCGCGAACGCGACGCGCATTCTGGCGAGATCGCCCGTGCCCTTTACCACGAGTCGCAGGTGCGGCTGCTGCAGGTCGTAGATTCCCCCGCTGACGATCGCCGGCGTTCCGGCGAGCTTGGCCGTCAGCTTCGGCGTGAGCAGTCCGTTGTCGTAGGCGTCGAACGTGCCGCTGAGGCCTTCGACCGGCACGGCCAAGCCCTGCAGCGTGATTCGGCCTCCACTCAGCGTTGCGTTGGCGGCCAGATGCTGCTGCAGCTTATTCGCCGGATCGGGAAGCCCATAGGAGCGCACGTCGGCGCCGTGCAGCATTCCGGCGTCGACGTGCAGCGCCGGCGAGTCGACGAAGAAGTTGACGGCTGCGGCAATCGGCAGCTGTGCGGCCGTCCAGCGCTGGTCGATGTAGCCGCCGGCGAAGTTGATGTCGCCGCGCCCGCGCACTGGGTAGAGTCTGCCGGGGCGTTCGCCGTAGTCGAGCGAGGCCGTATACGTCGACCGGGTCGCCGACGAGATGTTCGCGTCGGCGGTGACGTTGCGCGCAAAGAGCCGGCGCTGATTCGGCGGCGCATTGCGGCTCTCGTTGCGAATTTCGATCGAGCCGCCGCGCACGCGGGCCTGCAGGATCATCGGCGCGGGCTGCGCGCGATTTCCGGTGGGGACCTGGGGATTGGGAACGTTGTACGTTCCGTCGGGGTGACGGACGATCGTAACGTGCGGCGATTCCGCCGTGA
Coding sequences within:
- a CDS encoding serine hydrolase domain-containing protein; the protein is MNARRVLLLFVALAVAPAATPAPQPRGPLTDAQIASIDSFVTTEMARSHVPGAAVGVYSRGNVLLAKGYGFANLELSVPAKPETVFQSGSVGKQFVSAAIMMLVEEGRVSLNDSITKYFPGAPASWKPIRVKNLLSHTSGLAEYESPERTGPKGPFYLRLDYTESQLLHKIEALPIENPPGAKWNYRNTSYVLLGFLIHRVTGTFYADYLAKRIFKPLGMSSTRLISEADIIRNRAAGYQWEDGALKNQDWVSPAFNSTADGALYFNVVDLAKWDATLYTTQLLKESSLDAIWTVYKLNDGKPNDGDYGFGWEITTQNGHRLIEHGGAWQGFTSQISRYPNDSLTVVVLANSDSARTDYMAHVVAGLADASLLPQKLTAIADSAPRIAASLESLLDRIAGGANIRPIVSPQFARVVTPDATARVRRRIAPLWPGGALTLVARMPSSDDPSLAVSRFRLAKGPSSMLIWYGLDAHGKVDTLLFEPDQEYRSQ
- a CDS encoding translocation/assembly module TamB domain-containing protein, whose protein sequence is MKQKRGRIYAGAAIVLLAIVAVGFWQWKNVARAIVNVAAVSIAKVHLSFAEISLSPNRAVLDGVVVTSLANEPIADIGRLSVTYDLRDLLPGGGKRLYGLESITAESPHVTIVRHPDGTYNVPNPQVPTGNRAQPAPMILQARVRGGSIEIRNESRNAPPNQRRLFARNVTADANISSATRSTYTASLDYGERPGRLYPVRGRGDINFAGGYIDQRWTAAQLPIAAAVNFFVDSPALHVDAGMLHGADVRSYGLPDPANKLQQHLAANATLSGGRITLQGLAVPVEGLSGTFDAYDNGLLTPKLTAKLAGTPAIVSGGIYDLQQPHLRLVVKGTGDLARMRVAFAQARSLPMRGPLAFSLLVQGRAAKPLIWIDLRSPSVTYASAPIDRLGGFVAFDGSEADLVDFTGDYRAGALAARGRVALVKRPNAIEVLARAHAPPGAIPYANQLLPQLSLDAVALATAQNPKEITLRGLLWGASAKQQVDAAFDVDGRGVGTIGPLHVREGPGSLYARVALDRPHGLIVGLARVNDYRLPQAHATLSATLFGGQSKTTYALTGVADASTQWGRAQVQARLASIANELHGGFSGRAGGQASFVASVAGTPQKPRLTGSLVVAGGRYRDFDVNGAAAVAFAGDTLHLRDAAVALGPLFVAASGTVTNLLPGGALMPRYQLATEVHSSDVSSLVAQVQPRAAPLVAGSVDAKLDVHGTGAHPSFAGTVNAPEGSVNGLAFRNFHASVHGSSNAVSIRAGRVVVGSTTLALSGAATTRGDAGVAVSAPRADLADFNDLFDAGDMLAGTGSVDLSASTHGMQLLASRGTLNLTGARYRQLALGDVSADWHSAGKRIATNVSLGGPTGTLHASGSVMPSVMSANVTAHARNVDLATWLPMLGYVVPVTGRLDADASLSGSYPDLSMNVRAAVANGTAGRLPVQKFEISASATHGRGTIRSASVELPSLSATASGTFGLRESDRLALVASITSPNVGAFLDAAGRKASGITGTLASTLHVEGTRAQPHLRDELALQALQRGNLTIPRVYGVIDADRRSVALRNGEIDFVRGRALLAAEAPILFKRSGIAVGAGGVSATVTADDIELSNFAQLLPKDTQLAGRIDGSVVASGSIDAPQLRGSLALRDGAFSGPMEKSPVTGLAGQLAFAGTHATLESHATVGGGAITAQGTASVVNLRNPAAAAFNLQARADNARLDLPNYFTGNVNGSVSLAHMVADAPQLSGDVALSKARIPIDAFLSAKGGDNSKAALPDVAFSNLRVSVGSDVRVQSKNVDIGATGDLAINGTLAAPSLDGTFSSTGGLLSFYRSFNLQSGKVTFSPSSGLVPDVDAIATTYVSNPPTAISLKVRGPATNMNLTLDSDPSYSREQILGLLVGAQQFGAVRGVNSTGGTGFSATGVASQVALGQLNTLFTRNLLQPLSSSVAGTLGFTEVQITSDIQTGIGVNAVKRLGKNVNAVYSQTFGYPRTQAVTFEANPSVGTGYRLSWYTTVGPTLFVLQGSQPAATDVLNLNRMTQLPPPTGTNGINLQYLRKFP